In the genome of Kitasatospora cathayae, one region contains:
- a CDS encoding patatin-like protein → MRDMRDMVRAVRSGRGESVDSPTILLTFCGLCRPWIRLLTPGPVRRAREADGGGAVNTANEYPNSGNSAEGDAFDQEIRLAVVLNGGVSLAIWMSGVTLELHHLAMARRWQRSVYEPLLGLLQADARVDVIAGTSAGGINGAFLALGLARNRDLRGLRDLWRDHGSLEKLLRSPLDKDPPSLLQGDGYFFPRLEQALDGILDTQPPTSADQGAADSYGHPVELILTGTLWEGRTTSFTDDLGVGITEVDHDATFRFAKPVAGRPALGDLAVDGDVDGVVKKLASAARCTSSFPGAFEPHWVDVEASTTAGDGPWPSSAGGANFRQSQYVLDGGVLLNKPIRPALEAVYRQPAGIQVRRVLAYVVPDPGETTTLPGKKNRPQARDAVLGVFTRLRSTDSVSRELAEIRGNNEAVRLRRRVRDRLGAAMTGATGDLSKPAWSGYIEVRIDLAARIIAGLIAAGQPAQRDRWSRSELVDVLRGLLWRDRGQAASFIPAGPLDRALNRAGSEWDWGVTTVERLADMAVDVLRRAVLLAPMNTDQRRKVIAARHRLNSTLEEIQQERRRLDDYWAHAPASKMPSRKAKPGSKPGSGTATNKDELETWLDEILKGWTRQEDRQWQYERARAVAGVLHGCASDIAAVARIPWPAESDRQESERLRALHDYLFGPARGPARAARVPWRGLPPEHEVLRRMLRLDVVQLSFSGASQDVEQEVELVQFSAKDPDLLTGRQLHHFGAFYRPSWRVNDWLRGRMDGAEHIVRMLLSSDQLRRCAVVTADSGASSPERAAELLDAVRECALYTRSDGDDRSWLEAKWEEREAQCRTFLESIVTVVHLNTPRWRRWTRDSNRTGPPGAAVDAAGLQACIEVITQAAQTDILREDIEALAISINGEPSRDRTRGESGWLNLYNTRKKDAAGGVLPTQALWDLWAETYQIGGELIAGDAGSDTFARTVSQAASVAVNTATAPEPNSAFNLHKIKLVGTLLAAFRGYTLTVWGMVTFLTRRSGFGANTVELVIAAGGVLLACALFVPGLPAAFTLAGALLLLAGASASALLVRSAPPPPTRPDGKPSTNDPASQSPAEGAHRVGRRLAGVVVLLAAVLAYLIWEWVAHHSHESVLSVLIRIGVGALVVLVGWWVAGAQRRPSEPDSETGTARAGRRDRKR, encoded by the coding sequence ATGCGTGACATGCGTGACATGGTGCGGGCTGTGCGCTCAGGCCGGGGCGAATCTGTTGATTCGCCAACAATCTTGTTGACATTTTGCGGACTTTGCCGACCGTGGATCAGACTGCTTACGCCAGGTCCGGTACGCAGGGCGCGGGAAGCCGATGGAGGCGGTGCGGTGAACACAGCGAATGAATATCCAAATTCCGGGAATTCCGCGGAAGGAGATGCCTTCGACCAGGAAATCCGCCTCGCCGTTGTGCTGAACGGCGGTGTGAGCCTTGCCATCTGGATGAGTGGTGTGACGCTGGAGCTGCACCACCTCGCGATGGCGCGCCGCTGGCAGCGGTCGGTCTACGAGCCGTTGCTCGGATTGCTGCAGGCCGATGCGCGAGTGGACGTCATCGCCGGGACATCGGCGGGCGGGATCAACGGCGCTTTCCTGGCCCTCGGTCTCGCACGCAATCGGGACCTCCGTGGCCTGCGGGACCTGTGGCGCGATCACGGCAGCCTGGAGAAGCTGCTGCGCAGTCCACTCGACAAGGACCCGCCGTCCCTCCTGCAGGGGGACGGTTACTTCTTCCCGAGACTCGAGCAGGCCCTCGACGGGATCCTCGACACCCAGCCCCCCACGTCCGCCGATCAAGGAGCCGCGGACAGCTACGGCCACCCGGTCGAACTCATTCTCACCGGCACCCTGTGGGAGGGCCGGACGACGTCGTTCACCGACGACCTGGGGGTGGGGATCACCGAGGTGGACCACGACGCGACCTTCAGGTTCGCCAAGCCCGTCGCCGGCAGACCCGCCCTCGGCGACCTGGCCGTCGACGGCGATGTCGACGGTGTCGTGAAGAAGCTGGCGAGCGCGGCCCGGTGCACCTCCTCGTTCCCCGGGGCGTTCGAGCCGCACTGGGTCGATGTGGAGGCATCAACCACCGCCGGGGACGGACCGTGGCCGTCATCCGCCGGCGGTGCCAACTTCCGCCAGTCGCAGTACGTCCTCGACGGCGGTGTGCTGCTCAACAAGCCCATCCGCCCGGCGTTGGAGGCGGTGTACCGGCAGCCCGCGGGAATCCAGGTCCGTCGCGTGCTCGCCTACGTCGTGCCCGATCCGGGCGAGACGACGACCCTGCCGGGCAAGAAGAACCGCCCGCAGGCCCGGGATGCCGTGCTCGGCGTGTTCACCCGGCTGCGGTCGACCGACTCGGTGTCGCGTGAACTCGCCGAAATCCGTGGCAACAACGAGGCGGTGCGCCTTCGACGTCGGGTCAGGGACCGTCTCGGGGCAGCCATGACAGGCGCCACCGGGGACCTGTCGAAGCCGGCCTGGAGCGGATACATCGAAGTCCGCATCGACCTTGCCGCCCGGATCATCGCAGGACTCATCGCCGCGGGGCAGCCGGCGCAGCGGGACAGGTGGAGTCGGAGCGAGCTGGTCGACGTGCTGCGAGGGCTGCTGTGGCGGGACCGCGGCCAGGCCGCTTCGTTCATCCCCGCCGGCCCCTTGGACCGAGCCCTGAACCGGGCGGGCAGCGAGTGGGACTGGGGCGTGACCACCGTCGAGCGGCTGGCGGACATGGCCGTCGACGTGCTGAGGCGGGCGGTCCTGCTGGCGCCGATGAATACCGATCAGCGCCGGAAGGTCATCGCTGCCCGGCACAGGCTGAACTCCACACTGGAGGAGATCCAGCAGGAGCGGCGCAGGCTCGACGACTACTGGGCCCACGCGCCCGCGTCGAAGATGCCGAGCCGCAAGGCGAAGCCCGGATCGAAGCCCGGATCAGGGACGGCGACGAACAAGGACGAGCTGGAGACGTGGCTCGACGAGATCCTCAAGGGATGGACGCGCCAGGAAGACCGTCAGTGGCAGTACGAACGGGCCCGTGCGGTGGCCGGGGTGCTGCACGGCTGCGCCTCGGACATCGCTGCCGTCGCCCGGATTCCGTGGCCGGCCGAATCCGACCGCCAGGAGAGCGAACGGCTCAGAGCCCTCCACGACTACCTGTTCGGCCCGGCGAGGGGGCCGGCAAGAGCGGCGCGGGTGCCGTGGCGCGGACTTCCGCCCGAGCACGAGGTGCTGCGGCGGATGCTCCGGCTCGACGTCGTACAGCTCTCCTTCTCCGGCGCCAGCCAGGACGTCGAGCAGGAGGTGGAGCTGGTCCAGTTCTCGGCCAAGGATCCGGATCTGCTGACGGGCAGGCAACTCCACCACTTCGGTGCGTTCTACCGTCCGTCCTGGAGGGTCAACGACTGGCTGCGCGGGCGGATGGACGGCGCGGAGCACATCGTGCGCATGCTGCTCTCGTCCGACCAGCTCAGGCGGTGCGCCGTGGTCACGGCGGACAGCGGGGCCAGCTCGCCCGAACGCGCGGCCGAACTGCTCGACGCCGTCCGCGAATGCGCCCTGTACACCAGGTCGGACGGCGACGATCGCAGCTGGCTGGAGGCCAAGTGGGAGGAACGTGAGGCGCAGTGCAGGACATTCCTGGAAAGCATCGTCACCGTCGTTCACCTGAACACGCCGAGGTGGAGGCGCTGGACGCGGGACTCGAACCGGACCGGACCGCCTGGGGCCGCGGTCGACGCGGCCGGGCTGCAGGCGTGCATCGAGGTGATCACCCAGGCGGCTCAGACCGACATCCTCAGGGAGGACATCGAGGCGCTGGCCATCTCGATCAACGGTGAGCCGAGCAGGGACCGTACCCGCGGCGAAAGCGGCTGGCTGAACCTCTACAACACGCGGAAGAAGGACGCTGCCGGGGGCGTTCTCCCGACCCAGGCCCTGTGGGACCTGTGGGCTGAGACCTATCAGATCGGTGGGGAGCTGATCGCCGGGGACGCGGGTAGCGACACCTTCGCCCGCACGGTCTCCCAGGCAGCATCGGTCGCCGTCAACACCGCGACCGCACCGGAGCCCAACTCGGCGTTCAACCTTCACAAGATCAAGCTGGTCGGCACGCTCCTCGCGGCCTTCCGCGGCTACACCCTGACCGTCTGGGGGATGGTCACCTTCCTGACCCGCCGGAGCGGGTTCGGTGCCAACACGGTGGAACTCGTCATCGCCGCCGGCGGGGTGCTCCTGGCCTGCGCCCTCTTCGTGCCCGGCCTGCCCGCCGCGTTCACGCTCGCCGGAGCCCTCCTGCTGCTGGCCGGGGCCTCCGCATCGGCCCTGCTGGTCAGGTCCGCGCCGCCACCACCGACGAGGCCCGACGGGAAACCCTCGACGAACGATCCCGCGTCACAGTCGCCGGCTGAGGGAGCCCACAGGGTGGGACGGCGCCTCGCGGGCGTCGTCGTGCTCCTCGCCGCCGTCCTCGCCTACCTGATCTGGGAATGGGTGGCGCACCACTCGCACGAGTCCGTGCTGAGCGTGCTGATCAGGATCGGCGTGGGAGCGCTCGTCGTCCTGGTTGGCTGGTGGGTGGCCGGAGCCCAGCGCCGCCCATCGGAACCGGACTCGGAGACCGGAACAGCCCGAGCCGGACGCCGCGATCGAAAGCGGTGA
- a CDS encoding peroxidase family protein: MAKQPTPQGKPQTTGSTDRPEPAFFLRAYEQLALLVDHKIGWDRLPRPLGLAILYGLRNLLRRKNLFDTTGFPATNLPRIEPRRANDTTERSADGTYNDFANPRMGMAGSRFGRNVPPGRTFPEIRPQILSPSPREVSRALLTRDEFVPATTVNSLVATWIQFMIRDWFSHGQGTMEDPWTIELLEDDPWPVRPMVVPRTIPDPTRQPGDGLPPTFINQDTHWWDASQLYGDSLEAQRRLRSHDGGKLREPLNGAAIPDDQGQDPANTPGFWLGLAMMQRLFILEHNAICDRLRDDYPRWTDEQLFQRARLINAALIAKIHTVEWTPAVISHPTTVAALRANWYGLQGERLRRLLGRLSGNEVISGIVGGRTDHFGVPYALTEEFTAVYRMHPLIRDDWTFRSAGDDTLLQEATFRDLAGPHAYELLAKHSLTDLFYSFGTAHPGLVTLHNYPRFLQEFERPDGKRVDLGAVDILRIREIGVPRYNEFRRLLHLKPAKDFESLTPDPAWARELSRIYEGDIERVDLMVGMFAERRPEGFAFSDTAFRIFILMASRRLNSDRFLTKDYSPQVYTPIGLDWVENNTMASVLLRHFPDLRPAMSSVTNAFTPWQSTGVCADR, from the coding sequence ATGGCCAAGCAGCCCACCCCGCAAGGCAAACCGCAGACGACTGGCTCTACCGACCGGCCCGAGCCCGCGTTCTTCCTGCGGGCGTACGAGCAGCTGGCGCTTCTCGTCGACCACAAGATCGGCTGGGACCGCCTGCCCAGGCCGCTCGGCCTGGCGATCTTGTACGGCCTGCGGAACCTGCTGCGTCGCAAGAACCTCTTCGACACCACCGGCTTCCCGGCGACGAACCTGCCGCGGATCGAGCCACGCCGGGCCAATGACACCACCGAGCGCTCGGCCGACGGCACCTACAACGACTTCGCGAACCCACGGATGGGGATGGCCGGTTCGCGCTTCGGCCGCAATGTGCCGCCCGGACGGACCTTTCCGGAGATCAGGCCCCAGATCCTCTCGCCGAGCCCCCGCGAGGTGAGCCGCGCGCTGCTCACCCGCGACGAGTTCGTGCCCGCCACGACGGTCAACTCGCTGGTCGCCACCTGGATCCAGTTCATGATCCGGGACTGGTTCAGCCATGGGCAGGGCACCATGGAGGATCCGTGGACCATCGAGCTGCTGGAGGACGATCCATGGCCGGTCCGCCCGATGGTGGTGCCGCGGACCATCCCGGACCCGACCAGGCAGCCGGGCGACGGCCTCCCTCCCACCTTCATCAACCAGGACACCCACTGGTGGGACGCCTCCCAGCTCTACGGCGACAGTCTGGAGGCGCAGCGGCGGCTGCGTAGCCATGACGGCGGAAAGCTGCGGGAGCCCCTCAACGGGGCGGCGATCCCCGACGACCAGGGACAGGATCCGGCGAACACACCGGGATTCTGGCTGGGCCTGGCGATGATGCAGCGTCTGTTCATTCTCGAGCACAACGCCATCTGCGACCGGCTGCGCGACGACTACCCGCGGTGGACGGACGAACAGCTCTTCCAACGAGCCCGGCTGATCAACGCCGCCCTCATCGCCAAGATCCACACGGTCGAGTGGACCCCGGCGGTCATCAGCCACCCGACCACCGTCGCCGCGCTGCGGGCCAACTGGTACGGCCTCCAGGGCGAGCGGCTGCGTCGGCTCCTGGGCCGGCTCAGCGGCAACGAGGTGATCAGCGGGATCGTCGGCGGCAGGACGGACCACTTCGGCGTCCCCTACGCGCTCACCGAGGAGTTCACTGCGGTCTACCGGATGCACCCGCTGATCCGCGACGACTGGACCTTCCGCTCCGCCGGCGACGACACGCTGCTGCAGGAGGCGACATTCCGGGACCTGGCCGGGCCGCACGCCTACGAGCTCCTGGCGAAGCACTCGCTGACCGACCTCTTCTACTCGTTCGGCACGGCCCACCCGGGGCTGGTGACACTGCACAACTACCCCAGGTTCCTCCAGGAGTTCGAGCGACCCGACGGTAAGCGCGTCGACCTGGGCGCCGTCGACATCCTGCGCATCCGGGAGATCGGTGTGCCCAGGTACAACGAGTTCCGGCGCCTGCTCCACCTCAAACCCGCCAAGGACTTCGAGTCGCTGACACCGGACCCCGCATGGGCCAGGGAGCTGAGTCGGATCTACGAAGGCGACATCGAGCGCGTGGATCTGATGGTCGGCATGTTCGCCGAACGCCGCCCCGAGGGCTTCGCGTTCAGCGACACCGCCTTCCGCATCTTCATCCTGATGGCCTCGCGCCGTCTGAACAGCGACCGGTTCCTCACCAAGGACTACAGCCCCCAGGTGTACACCCCCATCGGTCTCGACTGGGTCGAGAACAACACCATGGCCTCCGTGCTGCTGCGCCACTTCCCGGATCTGCGTCCGGCGATGTCCTCGGTGACCAACGCGTTCACCCCCTGGCAGAGCACCGGGGTCTGCGCGGATCGGTGA